The following are encoded together in the bacterium genome:
- a CDS encoding RNA-binding protein, producing the protein MAKKLYVGNLPFSVTVDEIRALFEKHGAVLSVNLINDRETGRPRGFGFVEMEDPTAALSALDGYEFGGRTLRVNEAEERRDTRGGGGRGGGGGNWRR; encoded by the coding sequence ATGGCCAAGAAACTGTATGTGGGTAACCTGCCCTTCAGCGTCACGGTGGACGAGATCCGGGCCCTCTTCGAGAAGCACGGCGCCGTCCTGTCCGTCAACTTGATCAACGATCGCGAAACCGGCCGCCCGCGTGGCTTCGGTTTCGTCGAAATGGAGGACCCGACCGCGGCGCTGAGCGCGCTGGACGGCTACGAGTTCGGTGGCCGCACTCTGCGCGTCAACGAGGCCGAAGAGCGCCGTGACACCCGCGGCGGTGGTGGTCGCGGTGGCGGTGGGGG